In Solanum pennellii chromosome 3, SPENNV200, a single window of DNA contains:
- the LOC107012725 gene encoding uncharacterized protein LOC107012725 isoform X1, whose protein sequence is MATTTKKKTEKTISGLVDLVFSWSLKDVLNKDLYKDKVKEIPETFVSIDHYLKSYITPLLEETHADLLSNVSTVSRAPALEVVDVKVSKDFKPPKGLYYNILLRRNQNREVGESNESKHESKYEPEVGDLIALTDVRPRRIEDLNRPKRSYLIAIVQGMNDDGYRIPILSSQLIPFKKPDRETGEQGDKLFVVYLSNLTTNIRIWNALHSDRENSNFNIIKTVMRSDDSNVGDQVDCSLCSVREAETNIAISSSRAIAQSFELDSAQQEAVVSCVATRECSHRNMVKLIWGPPGTGKTKTVASLLYVLLKMRCRTLTCAPTNVAVLGVTKRLMQNVQSCLQYDTYGLGDIVLFGNGERMKIDDHEDLFDVFLSNRVAALASCSSPISGWRIGIQSMTCLLENPEEEYRKYLEKLKDKDRDSDDNAEIDDEEEGKKGSVTSQESSTSNDQGLDKNKKSELWKKFVVETLKENKKKDKQKSRRDNNSKEGEKANKVKNDGEASNKEVIVLTLDEFVNKRFKCIQNQLTFCLTSLYTHLPTSIISLEVAKEMIRLLEMFQTLGKLFATVEQSEGLKEILPGFATKNKTRRLNIRTTKTECLKVLKFLNESISLPNFIEDYQIRSFCLKGACLIFCTASSSIKLHTEGMTPLEMVVIDEAAQLKECESTIPLQLPGLRHAILIGDEKQLPAMVQSKICEKAEFGRSLFERLVTLGHKKLLLNVQYRMHPKISLFPNIEFYQKKIMDGPNVKSAAYEKRFLTGDIFGSYSFINVSGGNEEHDDKHSSRNKAEAFVVAEIVANLHKEYISSKQKVRVGCISPYKAQVFAIQQILSNKYSTDVKSDFSVNVRSVDGFQGGEEDVIIISTVRCNGSGSVGFLSNLQRANVALTRARYCLWILGNGTTLVNSGSIWKKLVVDAKVRGCYFDVTEDKRLSQAILNATIELSELETLLKTDSLIFQSAKWKVIFSEDFSKSIARIKDVEISKEVISLLVKLSSGWRKAEKKNMFSNKGGNSSGLLEEYFVKHLKLIWTVDIQQQNSTYLQVLKIWDILPGCHIPKFAKNLDIHFGQYTVDMMNRCRYKRVERYKINFVFPMSWVIDGNVVSTTTSAHSNRDDNLARQLAAMNLRDKPGSSRSSNKSKKKKGELFRESKQNQLAEDFMEKYMRNKSK, encoded by the exons ATGGCTACTActacaaagaagaaaacagagAAAACAATTTCTGGATTAGTGGATTTGGTTTTTTCTTGGTCTTTGAAGGATGTGTTGAACAAAGATCTTTACAAAGACAAG GTGAAAGAAATTCCAGAGACATTTGTGTCGATTGATCATTATTTGAAGTCATACATTACTCCACTTCTTGAAGAAACACATGCTGATTTGCTCTCTAATGTGTCCACTGTTTCGCGGGCACCTGCTCTTGAGGTTGTTGATGTTAAAGTATCGAAAGATTTTAAGCCTCCGAAAGGTTTATATTACAATATTTTGTTGAGAAGAAATCAAAATAGAGAGGTGGGAGAGAGTAATGAATCAAAGCATGAATCGAAATATGAACCAGAAGTTGGTGATTTGATTGCACTAACAGATGTGAGACCACGAAGAATCGAGGATTTAAACAGGCCTAAGAGATCATACCTCATTGCTATAGTTCAAGGTATGAATGATGATGGTTATAGAATACCTATCTTGTCTTCACAGCTTATTCCGTTTAAGAAACCGGATAGGGAAACAGGTGAACAAGGGGACAAGCTTTTTGTTGTCTATCTTTCTAATTTGACAACAAACATTCGAATATGGAATGCATTGCACTCAGACCGggaaaattcaaactttaatatCATTAAGACCGTGATGAGAAGTGATGATTCGAATGTT GGTGATCAAGTAGACTGCTCCCTTTGTTCCGTTAGAGAAGCAGAAACTAATATAGCTATATCGAGTTCAAGAGCCATCGCTCAGTCCTTTGAGCTAGATAGTGCTCAACAAGAAGCTGTTGTAAGTTGTGTTGCTACAAGAGAATGTTCTCACCGGAATATGGTTAAGTTAATTTGGGGTCCTCCGGGAACTGGAAAGACAAAAACAGTTGCTTCTTTACTTTATGTCCTGTTAAAAATGAGGTGCAGAACTTTGACTTGTGCGCCCACGAATGTTGCTGTGTTGGGAGTGACTAAGAGGCTGATGCAGAATGTACAGAGTTGTTTGCAATACGACACGTATGGTTTAGGAGATATTGTCTTGTTTGGTAATGGGGAACGAATGAAGATCGATGATCATGAAGATCTGTTTGATGTCTTTCTTAGTAACCGTGTTGCTGCACTTGCTAGCTGCTCGTCTCCGATTAGTGGGTGGAGAATTGGTATACAGTCCATGACATGTTTGCTCGAGAATCCTGAAGAGGAATATCGCAAGTACTTAGAGAAACTAAAGGACAAGGACCGTGACAGTGATGATAATGCGGAGATAGATGATGAGGAAGAGGGAAAAAAAGGAAGTGTTACTAGTCAAGAATCTAGTACGAGCAATGATCAAGGACTCGACAAGAACAAGAAGAGTGAGTTATGGAAGAAATTCGTTGTTGAGACCTTAAAAGAGAACAAGAAGAAAGATAAACAAAAGTCTCGAAGGGATAACAACTCGAAAGAAGGTGAAAAAGCAAACAAGGTCAAGAACGATGGGGAGGCGAGCAACAAAGAAGTAATCGTGTTGACACTTGATGAGTTTGTGAACAAAAGATTCAAATGTATACAGAATCAGTTAACATTTTGCTTAACGAGCTTGTATACGCATCTACCTACTTCTATCATTTCACTAGAAGTAGCTAAGGAGATGATCAGACTACTTGAGATGTTTCAAACTCTTGGAAAATTGTTTGCTACTGTGGAACAATCTGAAGGATTAAAAGAAATTCTACCGGGATTTGCTACTAAGAATAAGACAAGGCGTTTAAATATTCGTACAACTAAAACAGAATGCCTAAAAGTGTTGAAATTTCTTAACGAAAGCATCTCTCTTCCCAATTTCATTGAGGACTACCAAATTCGAAGTTTTTGTCTGAAAGGTGCATGTTTGATTTTCTGCACAGCTTCTAGCTCGATAAAGTTGCACACAGAAGGAATGACACCACTCGAGATGGTTGTTATTGATGAAGCTGCTCAGCTGAAAGAATGTGAATCCACTATTCCGTTACAACTCCCTGGTCTCCGCCATGCTATACTCATCGGTGATGAAAAACAACTGCCTGCTATGGTTCAGAGCAAG ATTTGCGAGAAGGCTGAGTTCGGGAGGAGCTTATTTGAGAGGCTGGTAACTTTGGGACACAAGAAGCTTCTTCTTAATGTTCAATACAGGATGCATCCGAAGATAAGTTTGTTCCCTAATATAGAGTTCTATCAGAAGAAAATCATGGATGGTCCTAATGTGAAATCAGCTGCATATGAAAAGAGATTTCTTACTGGAGATATTTTTGGTTCCTATTCGTTTATTAATGTAAGTGGCGGAAATGAGGAGCACGATGACAAACACAGCTCGAGAAATAAGGCAGAAGCTTTTGTTGTAGCTGAGATAGTTGCCAATCTTCATAAAG AATATATCTCTTCGAAACAAAAGGTCCGTGTTGGATGTATATCTCCTTACAAGGCTCAAGTTTTTGCTATTCAACAAATTCTTAGCAACAAATATAGCACAGATGTTAAGAGTGACTTCTCTGTGAATGTACGTTCCGTTGATGGTTTTCAAGGTGGTGAAGAGGATGTGATAATTATATCCACTGTTCGTTGTAATGGGAGTGGATCGGTTGGTTTCCTCTCGAATCTTCAAAGGGCAAATGTAGCATTGACTCGAGCAAG GTATTGCCTTTGGATATTGGGAAATGGTACAACTTTGGTTAACAGTGGTTCCATATGGAAGAAGTTGGTTGTTGACGCCAAGGTTCGCGGTTGTTACTTTGATGTTACTGAAGACAAGCGATTGAGTCAAGCAATTTTGAACGCGACCATTGAACTTAGCGAGCTAGAAACATTACTCAAAACAGATTCACTTATATTTCAATCAGCCAAATGGAAG GTTATATTTAGTGAGGATTTCTCAAAATCCATTGCCAGAATTAAGGATGTTGAGATAAGTAAAGAAGTGATTTCCCTTTTGGTGAAGCTTTCGAGTGGTTGGCGTAAGgcagaaaagaaaaacatgttCAGCAACAAAGGCGGAAATTCTTCTGGATTGTTGGAGGAGTATTTTGTCAAGCACCTAAAATTGATTTGGACCGTAGATATTCAGCAGCAGAACTCTACATACCTTCAAGTACTAAAGATATGGGACATTTTACCAGGATGTCATATACCAAAGTTTGCTAAGAATCTCGACATCCATTTTGGTCAATATACCGTTGATATGATGAATCGATGCAGATACAAACGTGTGGAACGGTACAAAAT AAACTTTGTATTTCCTATGTCTTGGGTAATTGATGGAAATGTTGTCTCAACAACAACCTCAGCTCACAGTAACCGAGATGACAACTTGGCACGCCAATTGGCAGCTATGAATTTGAGGGATAAACCAGGATCATCGAGAAGTTCCAA TAAGtccaagaagaagaaaggagaaCTATTCCGCGAATCAAAACAGAACCAACTTGCTGAAGATTTCATGGAAAAGTATATGCGCAACAAGTCCAAATAG
- the LOC107012725 gene encoding uncharacterized protein LOC107012725 isoform X2, which produces MATTTKKKTEKTISGLVDLVFSWSLKDVLNKDLYKDKVKEIPETFVSIDHYLKSYITPLLEETHADLLSNVSTVSRAPALEVVDVKVSKDFKPPKGLYYNILLRRNQNREVGESNESKHESKYEPEVGDLIALTDVRPRRIEDLNRPKRSYLIAIVQGMNDDGYRIPILSSQLIPFKKPDRETGEQGDKLFVVYLSNLTTNIRIWNALHSDRENSNFNIIKTVMRSDDSNVGDQVDCSLCSVREAETNIAISSSRAIAQSFELDSAQQEAVVSCVATRECSHRNMVKLIWGPPGTGKTKTVASLLYVLLKMRCRTLTCAPTNVAVLGVTKRLMQNVQSCLQYDTYGLGDIVLFGNGERMKIDDHEDLFDVFLSNRVAALASCSSPISGWRIGIQSMTCLLENPEEEYRKYLEKLKDKDRDSDDNAEIDDEEEGKKGSVTSQESSTSNDQGLDKNKKSELWKKFVVETLKENKKKDKQKSRRDNNSKEGEKANKVKNDGEASNKEVIVLTLDEFVNKRFKCIQNQLTFCLTSLYTHLPTSIISLEVAKEMIRLLEMFQTLGKLFATVEQSEGLKEILPGFATKNKTRRLNIRTTKTECLKVLKFLNESISLPNFIEDYQIRSFCLKGACLIFCTASSSIKLHTEGMTPLEMVVIDEAAQLKECESTIPLQLPGLRHAILIGDEKQLPAMVQSKICEKAEFGRSLFERLVTLGHKKLLLNVQYRMHPKISLFPNIEFYQKKIMDGPNVKSAAYEKRFLTGDIFGSYSFINVSGGNEEHDDKHSSRNKAEAFVVAEIVANLHKEYISSKQKVRVGCISPYKAQVFAIQQILSNKYSTDVKSDFSVNVRSVDGFQGGEEDVIIISTVRCNGSGSVGFLSNLQRANVALTRARYCLWILGNGTTLVNSGSIWKKLVVDAKVRGCYFDVTEDKRLSQAILNATIELSELETLLKTDSLIFQSAKWKVIFSEDFSKSIARIKDVEISKEVISLLVKLSSGWRKAEKKNMFSNKGGNSSGLLEEYFVKHLKLIWTVDIQQQNSTYLQVLKIWDILPGCHIPKFAKNLDIHFGQYTVDMMNRCRYKRVERNFVFPMSWVIDGNVVSTTTSAHSNRDDNLARQLAAMNLRDKPGSSRSSNKSKKKKGELFRESKQNQLAEDFMEKYMRNKSK; this is translated from the exons ATGGCTACTActacaaagaagaaaacagagAAAACAATTTCTGGATTAGTGGATTTGGTTTTTTCTTGGTCTTTGAAGGATGTGTTGAACAAAGATCTTTACAAAGACAAG GTGAAAGAAATTCCAGAGACATTTGTGTCGATTGATCATTATTTGAAGTCATACATTACTCCACTTCTTGAAGAAACACATGCTGATTTGCTCTCTAATGTGTCCACTGTTTCGCGGGCACCTGCTCTTGAGGTTGTTGATGTTAAAGTATCGAAAGATTTTAAGCCTCCGAAAGGTTTATATTACAATATTTTGTTGAGAAGAAATCAAAATAGAGAGGTGGGAGAGAGTAATGAATCAAAGCATGAATCGAAATATGAACCAGAAGTTGGTGATTTGATTGCACTAACAGATGTGAGACCACGAAGAATCGAGGATTTAAACAGGCCTAAGAGATCATACCTCATTGCTATAGTTCAAGGTATGAATGATGATGGTTATAGAATACCTATCTTGTCTTCACAGCTTATTCCGTTTAAGAAACCGGATAGGGAAACAGGTGAACAAGGGGACAAGCTTTTTGTTGTCTATCTTTCTAATTTGACAACAAACATTCGAATATGGAATGCATTGCACTCAGACCGggaaaattcaaactttaatatCATTAAGACCGTGATGAGAAGTGATGATTCGAATGTT GGTGATCAAGTAGACTGCTCCCTTTGTTCCGTTAGAGAAGCAGAAACTAATATAGCTATATCGAGTTCAAGAGCCATCGCTCAGTCCTTTGAGCTAGATAGTGCTCAACAAGAAGCTGTTGTAAGTTGTGTTGCTACAAGAGAATGTTCTCACCGGAATATGGTTAAGTTAATTTGGGGTCCTCCGGGAACTGGAAAGACAAAAACAGTTGCTTCTTTACTTTATGTCCTGTTAAAAATGAGGTGCAGAACTTTGACTTGTGCGCCCACGAATGTTGCTGTGTTGGGAGTGACTAAGAGGCTGATGCAGAATGTACAGAGTTGTTTGCAATACGACACGTATGGTTTAGGAGATATTGTCTTGTTTGGTAATGGGGAACGAATGAAGATCGATGATCATGAAGATCTGTTTGATGTCTTTCTTAGTAACCGTGTTGCTGCACTTGCTAGCTGCTCGTCTCCGATTAGTGGGTGGAGAATTGGTATACAGTCCATGACATGTTTGCTCGAGAATCCTGAAGAGGAATATCGCAAGTACTTAGAGAAACTAAAGGACAAGGACCGTGACAGTGATGATAATGCGGAGATAGATGATGAGGAAGAGGGAAAAAAAGGAAGTGTTACTAGTCAAGAATCTAGTACGAGCAATGATCAAGGACTCGACAAGAACAAGAAGAGTGAGTTATGGAAGAAATTCGTTGTTGAGACCTTAAAAGAGAACAAGAAGAAAGATAAACAAAAGTCTCGAAGGGATAACAACTCGAAAGAAGGTGAAAAAGCAAACAAGGTCAAGAACGATGGGGAGGCGAGCAACAAAGAAGTAATCGTGTTGACACTTGATGAGTTTGTGAACAAAAGATTCAAATGTATACAGAATCAGTTAACATTTTGCTTAACGAGCTTGTATACGCATCTACCTACTTCTATCATTTCACTAGAAGTAGCTAAGGAGATGATCAGACTACTTGAGATGTTTCAAACTCTTGGAAAATTGTTTGCTACTGTGGAACAATCTGAAGGATTAAAAGAAATTCTACCGGGATTTGCTACTAAGAATAAGACAAGGCGTTTAAATATTCGTACAACTAAAACAGAATGCCTAAAAGTGTTGAAATTTCTTAACGAAAGCATCTCTCTTCCCAATTTCATTGAGGACTACCAAATTCGAAGTTTTTGTCTGAAAGGTGCATGTTTGATTTTCTGCACAGCTTCTAGCTCGATAAAGTTGCACACAGAAGGAATGACACCACTCGAGATGGTTGTTATTGATGAAGCTGCTCAGCTGAAAGAATGTGAATCCACTATTCCGTTACAACTCCCTGGTCTCCGCCATGCTATACTCATCGGTGATGAAAAACAACTGCCTGCTATGGTTCAGAGCAAG ATTTGCGAGAAGGCTGAGTTCGGGAGGAGCTTATTTGAGAGGCTGGTAACTTTGGGACACAAGAAGCTTCTTCTTAATGTTCAATACAGGATGCATCCGAAGATAAGTTTGTTCCCTAATATAGAGTTCTATCAGAAGAAAATCATGGATGGTCCTAATGTGAAATCAGCTGCATATGAAAAGAGATTTCTTACTGGAGATATTTTTGGTTCCTATTCGTTTATTAATGTAAGTGGCGGAAATGAGGAGCACGATGACAAACACAGCTCGAGAAATAAGGCAGAAGCTTTTGTTGTAGCTGAGATAGTTGCCAATCTTCATAAAG AATATATCTCTTCGAAACAAAAGGTCCGTGTTGGATGTATATCTCCTTACAAGGCTCAAGTTTTTGCTATTCAACAAATTCTTAGCAACAAATATAGCACAGATGTTAAGAGTGACTTCTCTGTGAATGTACGTTCCGTTGATGGTTTTCAAGGTGGTGAAGAGGATGTGATAATTATATCCACTGTTCGTTGTAATGGGAGTGGATCGGTTGGTTTCCTCTCGAATCTTCAAAGGGCAAATGTAGCATTGACTCGAGCAAG GTATTGCCTTTGGATATTGGGAAATGGTACAACTTTGGTTAACAGTGGTTCCATATGGAAGAAGTTGGTTGTTGACGCCAAGGTTCGCGGTTGTTACTTTGATGTTACTGAAGACAAGCGATTGAGTCAAGCAATTTTGAACGCGACCATTGAACTTAGCGAGCTAGAAACATTACTCAAAACAGATTCACTTATATTTCAATCAGCCAAATGGAAG GTTATATTTAGTGAGGATTTCTCAAAATCCATTGCCAGAATTAAGGATGTTGAGATAAGTAAAGAAGTGATTTCCCTTTTGGTGAAGCTTTCGAGTGGTTGGCGTAAGgcagaaaagaaaaacatgttCAGCAACAAAGGCGGAAATTCTTCTGGATTGTTGGAGGAGTATTTTGTCAAGCACCTAAAATTGATTTGGACCGTAGATATTCAGCAGCAGAACTCTACATACCTTCAAGTACTAAAGATATGGGACATTTTACCAGGATGTCATATACCAAAGTTTGCTAAGAATCTCGACATCCATTTTGGTCAATATACCGTTGATATGATGAATCGATGCAGATACAAACGTGTGGAACG AAACTTTGTATTTCCTATGTCTTGGGTAATTGATGGAAATGTTGTCTCAACAACAACCTCAGCTCACAGTAACCGAGATGACAACTTGGCACGCCAATTGGCAGCTATGAATTTGAGGGATAAACCAGGATCATCGAGAAGTTCCAA TAAGtccaagaagaagaaaggagaaCTATTCCGCGAATCAAAACAGAACCAACTTGCTGAAGATTTCATGGAAAAGTATATGCGCAACAAGTCCAAATAG